One Gossypium raimondii isolate GPD5lz chromosome 3, ASM2569854v1, whole genome shotgun sequence genomic window carries:
- the LOC105794923 gene encoding uncharacterized protein At5g23160, producing the protein MKNVSRNKFLLCFRPVVDMDLMLDPKAVVVDPSQNRRALTYLTVKNKADIMKPSTTQSSSSSSVSDTENSIMVHRPGKKRFSHVIKAVVFEILLAKRVKDRKGIPLRSHGKLLDTSADESVNKVPAAEGVQSTVSKPNSVPNSTQKTSKHQEPEMKPKQEGIQKSCSSSSNAIFMLVISLAVTIFWGKFCAILLTSIWLYFLPHHQQPAGVIENLESITKSSEKKSKDYYRKKVIMEGLLQRKQSKGAFNF; encoded by the exons ATGAAGAACGTTTCGAGGAACAAGTTTTTGCTCTGTTTTAGACCCGTAGTTGATATGGACTTGATGCTCGACCCCAAAGCAGTCGTGGTTGATCCTTCCCAAAATCGTCGGGCCTTAACGTATCTCACCGTCAAAAACAAGGCAGATATTATGAAGCCTTCAACCACTCAGTCTTCGTCTTCTTCTTCAGTTTCTGATACAGAGAATTCAATCATGGTTCATCGTCCCGGGAAGAAAAGATTTTCCCATGTCATCAAAGCTGTTGTATTCGAGATCTTATTG GCTAAGAGGGTTAAAGATAGAAAAGGTATCCCATTAAGGAGCCATGGTAAGTTGTTGGATACAAGTGCTGATGAATCAGTAAACAAGGTTCCAGCTGCCGAGGGAGTTCAAAGTACTGTTTCAAAGCCTAACTCAGTCCCAAACTCAACGCAAAAAACAAGCAAACATCAAGAACCAGAGATGAAACCGAAACAAGAAGGAATCCAGAAGAGTTGTTCAAGTTCAAGCAATGCCATATTTATGCTTGTTATTAGTCTGGCAGTGACCATATTCTGGGGCAAATTTTGTGCAATACTTCTTACATCAATTTGGCTGTACTTTCTCCCTCACCACCAACAGCCTGCAGGAGTTATTGAGAACCTGGAAAGCATTACAAAAAGCTCGGAAAAGAAGTCAAAAGATTATTACAGAAAGAAGGTCATAATGGAAGGGTTACTTCAAAGGAAACAAAGCAAAGGGGCattcaatttttga